In a genomic window of Verrucomicrobiota bacterium:
- a CDS encoding SDR family oxidoreductase, giving the protein MFETQSSKKTAVVTGGAGFLGSHLSDRLLMEGFRVIAIDNLITGNPDNIAHLAGNPDFKFIRHNVSEFIFVPGPVHFVFHFASPASPVDYLEHPIPTLKVGALGTHNTLGLAKDKGATFLLASTSECYGDPLVHPQNEDYWGNVNPIGPRGVYDEAKRFAEAMTMAYHRFHGVDTKIVRIFNTYGPRMRLRDGRVVPAFISQALNGEPLTVFGDGGQTRSFCYASDLIDGIFRLAMSDYHSPVNIGNPQEMTIQQFAEKIREITGTKSRIEYKPLPVDDPKVRQPDITRARKLLGWEPRVEFDAGIRQTIEYFRERLAS; this is encoded by the coding sequence ATGTTTGAAACGCAATCATCGAAAAAAACCGCGGTCGTAACCGGGGGCGCCGGGTTCCTGGGGTCTCACCTTTCTGACCGCTTGCTGATGGAAGGTTTCCGGGTCATCGCGATCGATAACCTGATCACGGGCAATCCGGACAACATCGCTCACCTGGCCGGCAACCCGGATTTTAAATTTATCCGGCACAACGTTTCGGAATTTATCTTTGTGCCGGGCCCGGTGCATTTCGTGTTCCACTTCGCTTCGCCGGCCAGCCCGGTGGATTACCTGGAGCACCCCATTCCGACGCTCAAGGTTGGGGCGCTCGGCACGCATAACACCCTTGGGTTGGCGAAGGACAAAGGCGCGACGTTCCTGTTGGCGTCGACTTCGGAATGCTATGGCGATCCACTGGTTCACCCGCAGAATGAGGATTACTGGGGCAACGTGAACCCGATCGGTCCGCGGGGCGTTTACGACGAGGCCAAGCGTTTCGCCGAGGCCATGACGATGGCGTACCATCGCTTCCATGGGGTGGACACCAAAATTGTCCGCATCTTCAATACGTACGGGCCGCGTATGCGCCTGAGGGACGGACGGGTGGTACCGGCCTTCATCAGCCAGGCTTTGAACGGCGAGCCGCTGACCGTGTTCGGCGACGGCGGGCAAACCCGGAGCTTTTGCTACGCATCGGACCTCATCGACGGCATCTTCCGGCTCGCGATGAGCGACTATCACAGCCCGGTAAACATCGGAAACCCCCAGGAGATGACCATTCAGCAATTCGCCGAAAAAATCCGGGAGATCACCGGAACAAAATCCCGGATCGAGTACAAACCGTTGCCGGTCGACGATCCGAAAGTGCGCCAACCCGACATCACTCGCGCCCGCAAGCTCTTGGGTTGGGAGCCCCGGGTTGAGTTCGACGCCGGCATCCGGCAGACCATCGAGTATTTCCGCGAAAGGCTTGCTTCGTAA
- a CDS encoding tetratricopeptide repeat protein, producing the protein MNSRHRFLHSALHRHRFTRYPALFFCLLLMGLGAARAADSSNAKFNLAVDQAYKAIQAGKFAEAEKQIEAAGRLQPNAAEIPNLRGVLLTREQRYDEAAEKYHQAIAIDPNFYPAKFNLAELAWLHGDVPEALQRYQELQSVDHSSEVLQFKIAICYLLLGDEANAKTVTDIIPIPGKTPAYYYARAADWFRKGNWPQVEHYVATAHKYYPDGRCLYFEAALRQVGLDLAKRNAAWTTPVSTPSPSPPPPASTPGSSPAPMPASTPGS; encoded by the coding sequence ATGAATTCGAGGCATCGGTTCCTTCATTCCGCACTTCACAGGCACCGGTTTACCCGGTACCCGGCACTCTTCTTTTGCTTGCTGTTGATGGGGTTGGGCGCGGCCCGGGCCGCTGACTCGAGCAACGCGAAGTTTAACCTGGCGGTCGATCAGGCCTATAAGGCCATCCAGGCGGGCAAGTTCGCCGAAGCGGAAAAGCAGATCGAGGCCGCCGGAAGATTGCAGCCGAACGCGGCGGAGATCCCGAACCTGCGCGGCGTCTTGCTGACGCGTGAACAGCGTTACGACGAAGCCGCCGAGAAGTATCATCAGGCTATCGCGATCGATCCCAACTTTTACCCGGCCAAATTCAACCTGGCGGAGCTGGCGTGGCTGCACGGTGACGTGCCGGAAGCCCTGCAGCGTTACCAGGAGCTCCAGAGCGTGGATCACTCATCGGAAGTCCTGCAGTTCAAAATCGCGATTTGCTACCTCCTCCTGGGTGATGAGGCGAACGCAAAAACTGTGACGGACATCATCCCGATTCCGGGCAAGACACCGGCTTATTACTACGCCCGGGCCGCGGATTGGTTTCGAAAGGGAAATTGGCCCCAGGTCGAACACTACGTGGCGACCGCCCACAAATATTACCCGGACGGCCGGTGCCTGTACTTTGAAGCTGCCCTGCGCCAAGTCGGCCTCGACCTGGCAAAACGGAATGCTGCCTGGACCACGCCCGTATCGACGCCGTCCCCCTCCCCGCCGCCTCCGGCCTCCACACCCGGTTCATCTCCGGCGCCAATGCCGGCTTCCACACCCGGTTCCTGA
- a CDS encoding ribonuclease D: MTDFDGAIISDHAALDAWVKACSQSNPVAVDTEGDSLHCYREKLCLIQMSTVDATLLIDPLVRMDFSAFNAMLGARTVVLHGCDYDLRMLRRGIQFTPGSVFDTYLGARLLGLKEVGLASLVQRYFGVDLPKTSQKANWARRPLTATMVSYAMNDTRYLLPMAERISAQLGELGRWSWFEESCARAVAAASEDRERDPEKAWKVSGSSVLRGRALAVLRALWFWREEEAEQADRPTFQILRNEEMVEVSQGATQGRVNLPHHLPAGRRKRLYATLHKALELPEDAWPQREPVIRTRPTPEQEKRFEDLRQHRDRIASKLELDPGVLAPRQALERLIREPESIDAVLMGWQRRLLGL, translated from the coding sequence ATGACCGATTTCGACGGCGCCATCATCTCTGACCACGCGGCACTGGACGCGTGGGTGAAGGCGTGCTCCCAAAGCAATCCGGTCGCGGTCGACACCGAGGGCGACAGTTTGCATTGTTACCGGGAAAAGCTGTGCCTCATCCAGATGAGCACGGTGGACGCGACCCTGCTGATCGACCCGCTTGTCCGGATGGATTTCAGCGCGTTCAACGCCATGCTGGGCGCGCGAACCGTCGTGCTGCACGGGTGTGACTACGATTTGCGGATGTTGCGTCGAGGGATCCAGTTTACTCCGGGCAGCGTGTTTGACACTTACCTGGGCGCCCGGCTGCTCGGGCTGAAGGAGGTCGGGCTGGCCTCGCTGGTCCAGCGGTACTTCGGCGTCGATCTGCCCAAAACTTCGCAAAAGGCGAACTGGGCGCGCCGTCCGCTCACCGCCACCATGGTGTCATACGCCATGAACGATACGCGCTACCTGCTTCCGATGGCCGAACGCATCAGCGCGCAATTAGGTGAATTGGGACGCTGGTCCTGGTTTGAAGAGAGTTGTGCCCGAGCCGTCGCCGCGGCCAGCGAAGATCGGGAACGTGATCCGGAGAAAGCATGGAAGGTGAGCGGCAGTTCCGTGTTGCGAGGGCGTGCTCTGGCGGTATTGCGCGCGCTCTGGTTCTGGCGCGAGGAAGAAGCCGAGCAGGCCGACCGCCCGACGTTCCAGATTCTCCGGAATGAAGAAATGGTGGAAGTCTCCCAGGGCGCCACTCAAGGGCGGGTGAACCTTCCGCATCACCTTCCTGCCGGCCGCCGCAAACGACTTTATGCGACGCTGCACAAGGCCCTGGAGCTGCCTGAGGACGCCTGGCCGCAGCGCGAACCGGTGATCCGGACGCGGCCGACCCCTGAGCAGGAGAAGCGGTTCGAGGATCTGCGCCAGCACCGCGACCGGATCGCGAGCAAACTGGAACTTGACCCGGGCGTGCTGGCGCCCCGGCAGGCGCTCGAGCGTTTGATCCGTGAACCGGAAAGCATTGATGCCGTCCTGATGGGCTGGCAACGCCGCTTGCTGGGCCTGTAG
- the phoU gene encoding phosphate signaling complex protein PhoU: protein MADRGKHIQGAFDAALNALKNDALMMSSLTERLFDSAMEGLLTRNSDLSNQSVADDEEIDVLEKQIDRVGVDLLIRFHPVASDMRQVISTMKLSTNLERVADQAVSIARRARKLNVEPAIPEVALLEPLFREAKSMLRDSLHAFVEGDADLARKLKPRDRYLDQLNTALSEELTIRMAAKPEAIPSYLSLIFVARALERIGDHATNIAEDTIWVEQAEDIRHTYGTKPAVG, encoded by the coding sequence ATGGCCGATCGCGGTAAGCACATCCAAGGCGCCTTTGATGCGGCACTCAACGCGTTGAAAAACGATGCCCTCATGATGTCAAGCCTGACGGAGCGCCTGTTCGATAGCGCGATGGAAGGTTTGCTCACGCGGAACAGCGACCTTTCCAACCAGTCGGTGGCCGACGACGAGGAGATCGACGTGCTGGAAAAACAGATTGACCGCGTCGGCGTGGACCTCTTGATCCGCTTTCACCCGGTTGCGTCGGATATGCGGCAGGTCATTTCCACGATGAAACTGAGCACCAACCTCGAGAGGGTGGCCGATCAGGCGGTTTCCATCGCCCGGCGGGCCAGAAAACTTAACGTGGAACCGGCCATTCCGGAGGTTGCCTTGCTCGAACCGTTGTTCCGCGAGGCGAAAAGCATGCTGCGTGACAGCCTGCATGCGTTTGTCGAAGGCGACGCCGACCTGGCGCGGAAGTTGAAGCCCCGTGACCGTTACCTTGACCAGCTTAATACGGCTTTGAGCGAGGAGTTGACGATCAGGATGGCGGCAAAGCCCGAAGCAATTCCCAGTTACCTCAGCCTTATCTTCGTGGCACGTGCCCTTGAGCGCATCGGCGACCACGCCACCAACATCGCCGAAGACACCATTTGGGTGGAGCAGGCGGAAGACATTCGCCATACGTATGGGACGAAGCCCGCGGTCGGCTGA
- the argS gene encoding arginine--tRNA ligase, with product MSPVVSTLQERLRDALVRIGLDPDERPQVTVATDPRFGDYQTNVAMTYAKRVGQNPRALAGRIVAALQVSDLGPAPEIAGPGFINFRLGADFLAGQVAEMAHDERLGVPVASPAKTIIIDFSSPNIAKPMHVGHIRSTILGDTLARVSRFLGHHVITDNHLGDWGTQFGKVIYGWKNFLDQKALELHPVAELVRIYRQADGAAAADPGVLDRCREELVKLQQGDPENRRIWHECVSRSMQEFSRVYRLLNVRFDEQLGESFYHERLAALAASLQKEGILEESAGALVYWDHSLSDDPFIVRKSDGGFGYAATDLATLRYRLERWQPDAIWYVVGAPQQLHFKQLFSLARRLGVKIDLEHIAFGSILGEDRKLMRTRSGDSVPLDELLLEAIDRAGALVAEKNPDLSEAERRRIAEIVGLGAVKYAELSQHRMTDYVFSWDKLLSLHGNTAPYLQNAYVRSRAIFRKLPRTFALPEALTFTEAAELKLARALVQFAEVVPAILDGFRPNVLANYLYELAAVFHVFYEACPVLSAPEPQRATRLALCETVGRVVRAGLGLLGIEVPERM from the coding sequence ATGTCGCCGGTAGTTTCGACGCTGCAGGAGCGTCTGCGCGACGCACTCGTGCGCATCGGGCTCGATCCCGACGAACGCCCCCAGGTTACGGTCGCGACGGACCCGCGTTTCGGCGACTACCAGACCAACGTCGCTATGACGTACGCCAAACGGGTCGGACAGAACCCGCGGGCGCTCGCCGGCCGGATCGTAGCCGCGCTCCAGGTCTCGGACCTGGGACCCGCGCCTGAAATCGCCGGCCCCGGGTTCATCAATTTCCGGCTCGGGGCCGATTTTCTGGCCGGCCAGGTGGCGGAAATGGCCCATGACGAACGGCTGGGTGTCCCCGTCGCATCGCCGGCAAAGACCATCATTATCGATTTCAGCTCGCCGAATATCGCCAAGCCGATGCACGTCGGGCACATTCGCTCGACCATCCTCGGAGACACGCTGGCCCGCGTCAGCCGGTTTCTGGGCCACCACGTCATCACCGATAATCACCTCGGGGATTGGGGTACCCAGTTCGGCAAGGTAATTTATGGGTGGAAGAATTTTCTGGACCAAAAGGCGCTTGAACTTCATCCGGTGGCCGAGTTAGTCCGCATCTACCGGCAGGCTGACGGTGCGGCCGCGGCCGATCCGGGCGTTCTCGACCGCTGCCGGGAGGAGTTGGTAAAATTGCAGCAGGGTGACCCCGAAAACCGGCGCATATGGCACGAGTGCGTCAGCCGTTCAATGCAGGAGTTCTCCCGCGTTTACCGGTTGCTGAACGTTCGTTTTGACGAGCAACTCGGCGAAAGCTTCTACCACGAGCGGCTGGCGGCGTTGGCCGCGTCCTTGCAGAAGGAGGGGATCCTGGAGGAAAGCGCCGGGGCCCTGGTCTACTGGGACCACTCCCTTTCCGATGACCCGTTCATCGTCCGCAAGTCCGACGGCGGATTCGGATACGCTGCGACCGACCTGGCCACCTTGCGCTACCGTCTGGAGCGCTGGCAGCCCGACGCGATCTGGTACGTCGTCGGCGCGCCGCAGCAGTTGCATTTCAAACAGCTGTTCAGCCTTGCACGCCGGTTGGGCGTCAAGATCGACCTGGAACACATCGCCTTCGGCAGCATCCTCGGCGAGGATCGCAAACTCATGCGAACCCGGTCCGGTGACTCGGTGCCCCTGGACGAATTGCTGCTGGAAGCCATCGACCGGGCCGGCGCGCTCGTCGCGGAGAAAAACCCGGACCTCTCTGAAGCCGAGCGCCGCCGCATCGCGGAGATCGTCGGCCTCGGCGCCGTCAAGTACGCTGAGTTATCACAGCACCGCATGACGGATTACGTGTTTTCCTGGGACAAACTGCTTTCACTGCACGGCAACACCGCTCCGTATCTGCAGAACGCCTATGTGCGAAGCCGGGCCATTTTCCGGAAGCTGCCGCGGACGTTTGCCCTTCCGGAGGCGCTGACGTTCACGGAGGCGGCGGAATTGAAGCTGGCCAGGGCGTTGGTGCAGTTTGCCGAGGTTGTCCCGGCCATTCTCGACGGGTTCCGTCCGAACGTGCTGGCCAACTATCTCTACGAGCTGGCCGCGGTGTTCCATGTTTTCTACGAGGCATGCCCCGTGCTTTCGGCCCCGGAACCGCAACGGGCGACCCGGCTGGCGCTGTGTGAGACCGTCGGCCGCGTGGTCCGGGCCGGCCTGGGACTGCTCGGCATCGAGGTACCGGAACGGATGTAA
- a CDS encoding dephospho-CoA kinase, protein MAAIGITGGIATGKSTVSQILLERLRERLPVTAFSADVEARRLTEADFVVQEEIRSAFGETVFDSNRKLVREKLRALVFGDVAARKSLEGILHPRIREAWLNRLCGQDLLLAEIPLLYETKAEKHFDSIIVTACSRASQIQRLTTGRSLPLEMAARIINAQMPLEEKMRRADWVVWTDCPPPITALQIDSIASELNKRYGGAAAS, encoded by the coding sequence ATGGCTGCGATCGGAATCACGGGCGGTATCGCTACCGGCAAAAGTACCGTCAGCCAAATCCTCCTTGAGCGCCTTCGCGAGCGGTTGCCGGTGACGGCTTTTAGCGCCGATGTTGAAGCTCGGAGATTGACGGAAGCCGATTTCGTTGTACAAGAGGAGATTAGGTCGGCTTTTGGAGAGACCGTTTTTGACTCCAATCGCAAGCTGGTGCGCGAAAAATTGCGTGCGCTTGTATTCGGAGACGTTGCGGCCCGAAAGAGCTTGGAGGGAATTCTGCACCCCCGAATACGCGAGGCTTGGTTAAATCGCTTGTGCGGGCAGGATTTGCTGTTGGCGGAAATCCCGCTGCTTTACGAGACCAAAGCCGAAAAACATTTTGATTCTATCATCGTAACCGCGTGCAGCCGGGCGTCTCAAATTCAACGGCTAACCACAGGACGTAGCCTGCCTCTGGAGATGGCCGCGCGAATAATCAACGCGCAAATGCCTTTGGAAGAAAAGATGCGCCGGGCGGACTGGGTCGTTTGGACTGACTGTCCGCCGCCGATTACTGCATTGCAGATTGATTCAATAGCCAGTGAACTCAACAAACGTTATGGAGGAGCAGCAGCAAGTTGA
- a CDS encoding PTS sugar transporter subunit IIA, with product MTLGSLLSVDQIIPEMRATERWAAIVELIDLLVAKGRVEPKNRDSILAALRQREETMSTGIGFGIAIPHASSVHVSEVVAAFGRSTTGIEFDSLDNSPVRFIVLFIVPKDQFQVHLRTLAAIAKFLNDKSVREQLSRADSAEEILAIFDHRAPRAQAS from the coding sequence ATGACTTTAGGCTCCCTACTTTCTGTAGACCAAATCATTCCGGAAATGCGCGCCACCGAGAGGTGGGCGGCGATTGTTGAGCTGATTGATCTGCTCGTTGCCAAGGGGCGCGTGGAGCCAAAAAATCGTGACTCGATCCTGGCTGCCCTGCGGCAGCGCGAGGAAACCATGAGCACGGGCATCGGGTTCGGCATCGCCATCCCGCACGCGTCCTCTGTACACGTTTCTGAAGTGGTAGCGGCATTCGGACGGTCCACGACCGGCATCGAATTCGATTCGCTCGATAACTCGCCCGTGCGCTTTATCGTGTTGTTTATTGTACCGAAAGATCAGTTCCAGGTTCACCTCCGGACCCTTGCGGCCATCGCCAAATTCCTGAACGACAAATCGGTCCGCGAACAGTTAAGCCGGGCCGATTCGGCGGAGGAAATCCTCGCGATTTTCGATCACCGGGCCCCGCGGGCCCAGGCTTCCTGA
- the rho gene encoding transcription termination factor Rho, whose amino-acid sequence MPGAQFLTGNGSILELDQLHRLNHPALVDLARELGLRASHERTRHQLIFDLLRAYGSRGITLMAEGMLELSNETHGFLRWERYSFTPCPEDVYVAPNLLKKHAIRAGHKVRGTLRPPREKEKFMALDQVISIEGIPVETWQEPKHFDQLTALFPDRRILLENQKTKSVSARAVDLIAPLGRGQRGLIVAAPRTGKTILLKEIAMAIRANAPEIHLIVLLVDERPEEVTDLKQCLDCEIFSSTFDEPPTRHVQVAELVSERARRLVELKKDVVILLDSITRLARGYNALQPGKGRIMSGGVEAKALLKPKKFFGAARNVEEGGSLTILATALVETESRMDEVIFEEFKGTGNMELHLDRTLVEKRVYPAIHILKSGTRRDDLLYHPDEFQRVSMLRKRLAQLPAIEAMEVFLQTLKATRSNAELLLTALR is encoded by the coding sequence ATGCCGGGCGCGCAGTTCCTTACCGGCAACGGCTCGATATTGGAGCTGGACCAACTGCACCGGCTGAATCACCCCGCGTTGGTGGATTTGGCGCGGGAACTCGGCCTGAGGGCATCGCACGAACGCACCCGCCACCAGCTGATCTTTGACCTGCTCCGTGCTTACGGCAGCCGCGGCATCACCCTGATGGCCGAGGGTATGCTCGAGCTGTCGAATGAAACGCACGGTTTTCTGAGGTGGGAGCGTTACAGCTTTACGCCTTGCCCGGAAGACGTTTACGTTGCGCCCAACCTTCTCAAAAAGCACGCGATCCGGGCCGGTCACAAGGTGCGCGGCACCCTGCGCCCCCCGCGGGAGAAGGAGAAATTTATGGCCCTCGACCAGGTCATCAGCATTGAGGGGATCCCGGTCGAGACGTGGCAGGAACCCAAACACTTTGACCAGCTGACCGCCCTTTTCCCGGACCGGCGGATCCTGCTGGAAAACCAGAAGACCAAGAGCGTGAGCGCGCGCGCGGTCGACCTTATCGCCCCCCTGGGTCGCGGGCAGCGCGGATTGATCGTCGCGGCGCCTCGGACCGGCAAGACGATCCTGCTCAAAGAGATCGCCATGGCCATCCGGGCGAACGCTCCGGAGATCCACTTGATCGTCCTGCTTGTCGATGAGCGGCCCGAAGAGGTGACCGATCTCAAGCAGTGCCTGGATTGCGAAATTTTCAGCTCCACCTTCGATGAGCCGCCGACCCGGCACGTTCAGGTCGCCGAGCTGGTCAGTGAACGCGCCAGACGGCTGGTCGAACTGAAGAAGGACGTGGTTATTCTGCTCGACAGCATCACCCGTTTGGCCCGGGGTTATAACGCGCTCCAGCCGGGCAAAGGCCGGATCATGTCGGGCGGGGTGGAGGCTAAGGCCCTGCTCAAACCCAAAAAGTTTTTCGGCGCGGCCCGCAACGTCGAAGAGGGAGGCAGCCTCACCATCCTGGCAACCGCCCTGGTTGAGACGGAAAGCCGCATGGATGAGGTGATTTTCGAGGAGTTCAAGGGCACCGGTAACATGGAGCTCCACCTCGATCGTACCCTGGTCGAAAAACGGGTTTACCCGGCGATCCACATCCTTAAATCGGGAACCCGTCGGGATGACCTGTTGTACCATCCGGATGAATTTCAACGGGTCAGCATGCTTCGTAAGAGGCTGGCGCAACTACCCGCCATCGAGGCGATGGAAGTATTTCTGCAAACCTTGAAGGCGACCAGGTCCAACGCGGAGCTGCTGCTGACCGCATTGCGCTGA
- a CDS encoding glycogen/starch synthase, translating into MASSELVPFAYTGELGRNVRTLAVELKKAGHDVSVVLPYYRSIAEGGHKVSPTDVEFQVNLGGKRASADILETRSEDGVQIFLVRRDEYFDRSSIYGDNRAYEDNAERFIFFAKAVLELSRRLTPTPDVVHGHEWPTALIPVFAKERQLPFQTVLSIYDLKHQGSFWSFDFGLTNLPGHYFSARGVEFYGRLNFLKGGILFADAIVLPGEPAMFEAFTQEGGCGLDAVLQENSARVHGILLGNDYTTTNPPLDGLVRGGVPSGVVAAKAAYRQALASRLGLSLAPDDVLTAVPLNPGDQQVLASIVPITDLILTSGFRLVLTGEVPAGARAKAITASRRYPGKFTTVQESPGTDGYALALAAADLILVPSSLGYRAQPVIASLRYGTLPVIRFRRGLVQLVTDVQPAGQTGVSFVYHHSRPEGVFDALRRARWLRQDTQVWHELVNRAAHRDFSWPQTATDYGTLYAELVRHRQAVPA; encoded by the coding sequence ATGGCTTCCAGTGAGCTCGTTCCGTTTGCTTATACGGGAGAGCTTGGCAGGAATGTACGTACGCTGGCTGTTGAACTAAAGAAGGCAGGTCACGACGTCAGTGTGGTATTGCCTTACTACCGGTCGATCGCGGAGGGCGGGCATAAGGTTAGTCCGACCGACGTGGAATTCCAGGTTAACCTGGGCGGCAAACGGGCATCGGCGGATATTCTGGAGACCCGGAGCGAAGACGGGGTTCAGATCTTCCTGGTCCGCCGCGACGAGTACTTCGACCGTTCCTCGATTTACGGGGACAACCGGGCCTACGAGGACAACGCCGAACGATTCATCTTCTTTGCCAAGGCGGTCCTGGAACTGTCACGCCGTTTGACGCCCACGCCGGACGTGGTCCATGGTCACGAGTGGCCGACGGCCCTGATCCCGGTCTTTGCCAAGGAACGCCAGCTCCCGTTTCAGACCGTCCTGTCCATTTACGACCTGAAGCACCAAGGCTCCTTCTGGAGTTTTGATTTCGGGTTGACCAACCTGCCCGGCCACTATTTCAGCGCTCGCGGCGTTGAGTTCTACGGCCGGTTGAATTTCCTTAAAGGCGGCATTCTGTTCGCGGATGCGATCGTTCTGCCCGGAGAACCCGCCATGTTCGAGGCGTTCACCCAGGAAGGCGGTTGCGGGCTCGACGCGGTGCTGCAGGAGAACTCCGCGCGCGTCCACGGGATTTTGCTCGGGAATGATTACACGACCACCAACCCGCCGCTTGACGGCTTGGTCAGGGGTGGTGTGCCGTCCGGCGTGGTTGCCGCCAAGGCCGCCTACCGCCAAGCGCTCGCCTCGCGTCTCGGCCTCTCGCTGGCCCCCGATGACGTGCTGACGGCGGTGCCCCTGAATCCGGGCGATCAACAGGTGCTCGCCTCCATCGTCCCGATTACCGATCTCATTCTGACCAGCGGCTTCCGGCTGGTTCTGACCGGCGAGGTCCCGGCTGGCGCACGCGCCAAGGCGATCACCGCTTCCCGGCGGTACCCCGGAAAATTTACGACGGTGCAGGAATCGCCGGGAACGGACGGCTACGCCTTGGCCCTGGCGGCGGCCGACCTGATCCTCGTTCCTTCGTCGCTCGGCTACCGGGCCCAGCCCGTGATTGCTTCGCTGCGGTACGGCACCCTCCCGGTTATCCGTTTCCGGCGTGGCCTGGTTCAACTGGTCACCGACGTCCAGCCGGCCGGCCAGACCGGCGTCAGCTTCGTCTATCACCATAGCCGGCCGGAGGGCGTCTTCGATGCGCTGCGCCGCGCGCGATGGCTCCGGCAAGACACCCAGGTCTGGCATGAACTGGTGAACCGGGCCGCTCACCGCGACTTTTCCTGGCCGCAAACCGCGACCGACTACGGAACGCTCTACGCGGAACTGGTGCGGCACCGGCAGGCCGTGCCGGCCTAG
- the aroF gene encoding 3-deoxy-7-phosphoheptulonate synthase, which translates to MIIITRPDATEAQIEHIVDSVRRWGLKTEVSRGVLRVVIGVIGPEDKIREKPLGAFPGVESVMPVLKPYKLVSYEFRGTPSHVKVGPVTIGTPEVVIMAGPCSVESYEQITLIARSVAKAGAKVLRGGAFKPRTSPYSFQGLGKVGLQFLHEARELTGMPIITEVMDTKDLELVAAYADCLQIGARNMQNFSLLREVGRTNLPVMLKRGMAASIKDLLMSAEYILSEGNFNVLLCERGIRTFETMTRNTLDLNAVPVLKAETHLPVVVDPTHGVGVREFVPAMALAAVAAGADALMLEVHHEPERAKSDGEQSLRPHEFEDLLTRIRRVAEAVGRSL; encoded by the coding sequence ATGATTATCATCACACGTCCGGACGCAACCGAGGCACAGATCGAACATATCGTCGATTCCGTCCGTCGGTGGGGCCTCAAAACCGAAGTCAGCCGGGGTGTGCTCCGGGTGGTTATCGGGGTGATCGGCCCGGAAGACAAAATCCGTGAGAAACCGCTCGGCGCCTTTCCTGGTGTCGAATCGGTGATGCCGGTGCTGAAACCCTACAAACTGGTCTCCTACGAATTCCGGGGTACGCCCTCCCACGTCAAAGTAGGGCCGGTGACGATTGGGACACCGGAGGTGGTAATAATGGCCGGGCCGTGTTCGGTGGAAAGCTACGAGCAGATTACCTTGATCGCTCGAAGCGTGGCGAAAGCCGGGGCGAAGGTCCTGCGCGGCGGCGCTTTCAAACCCAGAACCTCGCCGTACAGTTTTCAAGGGCTCGGCAAGGTCGGTCTGCAGTTCCTGCACGAGGCGCGTGAACTCACCGGCATGCCGATCATCACCGAGGTGATGGACACCAAAGATCTGGAGTTGGTGGCCGCTTACGCCGACTGCCTCCAGATCGGTGCGCGCAACATGCAGAACTTTTCCCTGCTGCGCGAGGTCGGCCGTACGAATCTCCCCGTGATGTTGAAGCGCGGAATGGCTGCGAGCATCAAGGATCTCCTGATGAGCGCGGAGTACATTCTGAGCGAAGGCAATTTCAACGTTCTGCTCTGCGAACGCGGGATCCGCACTTTTGAAACGATGACCCGCAACACCCTCGACCTGAACGCCGTGCCGGTGCTGAAGGCCGAGACGCACCTGCCGGTGGTGGTCGATCCCACGCACGGCGTTGGCGTACGCGAATTTGTCCCGGCCATGGCGCTGGCCGCGGTGGCAGCCGGTGCGGACGCCCTGATGCTTGAGGTGCATCATGAACCCGAACGCGCCAAGAGTGACGGCGAACAATCGCTGCGGCCGCATGAATTCGAGGACCTGCTGACCCGGATCCGGCGCGTCGCCGAGGCGGTAGGCCGTTCCCTCTGA